In Zunongwangia profunda SM-A87, the following proteins share a genomic window:
- a CDS encoding DNA polymerase III subunit gamma/tau: MEHFVVSARKYRPQTFKDVVGQQAITNTLANAIAHNHLAQALLFTGPRGVGKTTCARILAKMINQDGTQSPDEDFAFNIFELDAASNNSVDDIRNLIDQVRIPPQVGTYKVYIIDEVHMLSTSAFNAFLKTLEEPPKHAIFILATTEKHKIIPTILSRCQIFDFKRITVTDAKDYLKYIAEQEGVNAEEDALQIIAQKADGAMRDALSIYDRVVSFSGNNLTRQAVTENLNVLDYDTYMQVTDLLLDNNIPQLLILFNDILSNGFDGHHFIAGLASHFRDLLVCKDQRTIQLLEVGEQTKAKYFEQSQKTSQQFLLQAIDLANECDLKYKSSRNQRLLVELCLMQIASVTFDGEKKNSSPKIVPPSHFEQPAKSISKEEKSIIRNNEYGQSGTPPKEAQQPSVENRTENDTCAPEATPANQQYFSNEVPNTSDPKIEEAEKEIPEQNKSELSSDETPKSVNPATNTTEKRERVSGLSLASIRKKKELEAQVKDKAPERETVMTGKFTETQLQAAWDDYVHRLKKRGEKILASILETDLPTLKNDNEIHLELPAESMKIDLEKGQHKLMGFLKTRLKNTTISLVIDVNETTAKKFVFTPIEKYNKLKEKNPLLDKLRTTFDLDV, from the coding sequence ATGGAGCATTTTGTAGTTTCGGCGCGTAAATACAGGCCACAAACCTTTAAAGATGTAGTTGGGCAGCAGGCAATTACCAATACTTTGGCTAATGCTATTGCTCACAATCATCTTGCGCAGGCACTTTTATTTACCGGTCCACGTGGAGTGGGAAAAACAACTTGTGCCCGTATTTTAGCCAAAATGATTAATCAGGACGGTACTCAAAGTCCAGATGAAGATTTTGCTTTTAATATTTTTGAACTCGATGCCGCCTCTAACAACTCGGTTGATGATATTCGTAATCTTATCGATCAGGTAAGAATACCACCACAGGTAGGCACTTATAAAGTATATATTATAGATGAGGTTCATATGTTATCTACCTCGGCATTTAATGCTTTTCTTAAGACCTTAGAAGAGCCGCCAAAACATGCTATTTTTATCCTTGCTACGACCGAGAAGCATAAGATTATCCCCACTATTCTATCGCGTTGCCAAATTTTTGATTTCAAAAGAATTACGGTTACCGATGCCAAAGATTATTTAAAATATATTGCCGAACAGGAAGGTGTTAATGCCGAAGAAGATGCTTTGCAAATCATCGCTCAAAAAGCAGATGGTGCAATGCGTGATGCACTTTCTATTTATGATCGGGTAGTAAGTTTTAGCGGAAATAACCTTACCCGACAAGCTGTTACTGAAAACCTGAATGTACTGGACTATGATACTTACATGCAGGTAACCGATTTGTTACTGGATAATAATATCCCGCAATTACTGATTTTATTTAATGACATTTTATCTAATGGCTTTGATGGACATCACTTTATTGCAGGTTTAGCGTCGCATTTTAGGGATTTATTGGTGTGTAAAGATCAGCGTACCATCCAGCTTTTGGAAGTAGGTGAACAAACAAAAGCAAAATATTTTGAGCAGTCCCAAAAAACGTCTCAGCAATTTTTGCTTCAGGCTATTGATCTGGCGAATGAATGTGATTTAAAATATAAAAGCAGTCGAAATCAACGACTCTTAGTAGAACTCTGCTTAATGCAAATAGCCTCTGTCACTTTCGACGGAGAAAAAAAAAACAGCAGTCCTAAAATAGTTCCCCCTTCTCATTTCGAACAACCTGCAAAATCGATCTCCAAAGAGGAAAAATCGATTATCAGAAATAATGAATACGGGCAAAGTGGAACACCCCCTAAAGAAGCGCAACAACCTTCTGTCGAAAATCGTACAGAAAACGATACTTGTGCTCCAGAAGCTACACCCGCCAATCAGCAATATTTTAGTAATGAAGTTCCCAACACTTCTGATCCAAAAATTGAAGAAGCAGAAAAAGAAATACCGGAACAAAATAAATCTGAATTATCGAGCGACGAAACACCAAAATCAGTAAATCCTGCTACTAATACAACAGAAAAAAGAGAACGGGTATCCGGACTGTCTTTGGCTAGTATTCGAAAGAAAAAAGAACTCGAAGCTCAGGTAAAGGATAAGGCCCCGGAGCGTGAGACGGTAATGACCGGAAAATTTACTGAAACACAGTTACAGGCCGCCTGGGACGATTATGTTCATAGATTGAAGAAGCGTGGAGAGAAAATCCTGGCTTCAATTTTAGAAACCGACCTTCCTACTTTAAAAAATGACAATGAAATTCATTTAGAATTACCAGCAGAATCTATGAAAATCGACCTGGAAAAAGGTCAGCATAAATTAATGGGATTTCTAAAAACCCGATTAAAAAATACGACCATCTCGCTGGTTATTGATGTTAACGAAACTACGGCGAAAAAATTTGTATTTACACCAATAGAAAAATACAATAAGCTAAAAGAGAAAAATCCGCTTTTGGATAAATTACGAACAACTTTTGATTTAGACGTATAA
- the hemN gene encoding oxygen-independent coproporphyrinogen III oxidase, whose product MQILVNKYNVAGPRYTSYPTVPYWDDASFSLKEWKECLKRSYVESKHNGISLYIHLPYCESMCTFCGCNKRITKNHLVEIPYIKSLLIEWDLYVSLFEETPKISELHIGGGTPTFFSSENLQLLIAGLFKDPKDRANAKLSFEGHPNNTSHKHLDVLANLGFTRVSYGVQDYNLKVQKAINRVQPFENVQKVTTLARQAGYTSIGHDIIFGLPFQTTADIENTINLTKKLRPERIAFYSYAHVPWIKGNGQRGFKDEDLPTAEEKRAQFELGKKRLLESGYIEIGMDHFALPQDELAQSLKQKTIHRNFMGYTTTTTQLMVGLGVSAIGDSWYAFGQNVKNIEEYNNLIEGGIFPIYRGHILSPEDLIIRKHILNLMCKLETSWEDNNMQFPELPDIIIKLSEMQDDGLLKILHNKIEITEKGRAFVRNVCMAFDLRLQRKKPDTKLFSMTI is encoded by the coding sequence ATGCAAATACTGGTAAATAAATATAATGTAGCCGGTCCAAGGTACACAAGCTATCCAACCGTACCATATTGGGATGATGCTTCTTTTTCATTAAAAGAGTGGAAAGAATGTTTAAAAAGAAGTTATGTAGAAAGTAAGCACAACGGTATAAGCCTCTACATTCATCTCCCATATTGCGAAAGTATGTGTACCTTTTGCGGCTGCAATAAAAGGATTACCAAAAATCACCTTGTTGAAATTCCTTATATCAAATCACTTTTAATAGAATGGGATTTGTATGTTTCCTTATTTGAAGAAACACCAAAGATTTCAGAATTGCATATAGGTGGCGGTACTCCTACGTTCTTTTCTTCGGAAAATTTACAACTGCTCATTGCAGGATTATTTAAAGATCCTAAGGATCGCGCTAATGCCAAGCTAAGTTTTGAAGGCCATCCTAACAATACCAGTCATAAACACCTTGATGTATTAGCCAATCTTGGCTTTACAAGGGTTAGTTATGGGGTGCAGGATTATAATCTCAAAGTTCAGAAAGCGATAAATCGCGTACAACCTTTTGAAAACGTCCAAAAAGTAACCACTCTTGCCAGACAAGCGGGTTATACTTCTATAGGCCACGATATCATTTTCGGATTACCTTTTCAAACTACAGCTGATATAGAAAATACTATAAACCTTACTAAAAAATTAAGGCCAGAGCGTATTGCTTTTTATAGTTATGCTCACGTGCCATGGATAAAAGGTAACGGTCAACGTGGTTTTAAGGATGAAGATCTCCCTACTGCTGAAGAAAAAAGAGCCCAGTTTGAACTTGGTAAAAAGCGCTTATTAGAATCGGGGTATATAGAGATTGGTATGGATCATTTTGCCCTTCCCCAAGACGAATTAGCACAAAGTCTTAAGCAAAAAACAATTCATCGTAATTTTATGGGATATACTACAACGACTACACAGTTGATGGTTGGCTTGGGCGTTTCAGCAATTGGTGATTCCTGGTATGCTTTTGGACAAAATGTTAAAAACATAGAAGAATACAATAATTTAATTGAGGGTGGAATATTTCCTATTTATCGCGGACATATTCTTAGTCCGGAAGATTTAATTATCAGAAAGCATATTCTAAACCTAATGTGCAAACTGGAGACAAGTTGGGAAGACAACAACATGCAATTTCCAGAATTACCGGATATAATTATAAAGTTATCTGAGATGCAAGATGACGGATTATTAAAAATCCTCCATAATAAAATTGAAATTACAGAAAAAGGAAGAGCTTTTGTTCGCAATGTTTGTATGGCATTCGATCTTAGGCTTCAACGAAAAAAACCAGATACTAAACTATTTTCCATGACTATTTAA